Below is a genomic region from Oscarella lobularis chromosome 14, ooOscLobu1.1, whole genome shotgun sequence.
TGCGTGTAAGACGCCCTCGAAGCGTTCCTGCGTCTTCGAGATTACGCTCATTCGACTTCCTAGAATGCCGTCGCGCGCCCGATTCATTACGCCGGCGATTAGAAGGTTTTTTCGTAGAGAGGGACTACAGCGGCATCGTTGGCATTGCGCAACCTTTTCGAGAGAGATCTGCAGCACGTCCATTCGACTCTCGTGGCACGCTGCGCTCGTGGATGAGTCGGAATGAGACCTTGACCCCTTGCGGAGTGCCGATCGTTGTGGCTGCACACCAAATCTAAATTTAGGCTGTCCCGGATGCCTGAGTCATTTCCGACGAATCCGTGGCCTTCAGACTGGGGCCTAAACAATTATACTGACACTGAGGCACAAACAGTCGAGATAATCTCGGCGAATATTCGGCTAGTTCAATAAAACTTTTCGTCTCACTCCTGACAACGTTGTGCAAAGCTAGATGTGCTCCCGCCTCCCGGATACCAAGAGGGaggcaaaagagaaagactaTGTATTGGCATCATAGATATCGGAGGAGTATTATTTGCGGAGGAATCCCGTTCCTCCACGAAATTGTTCAGATACAACACAATCAACAAACACAGTAGTctaactacaaaaaaaccgTGAGTACATGCCGTACAATCAGAGCAAAACAAGACTAGGTAAATGAGGACAAAAATCACTGTCACACACACAACAAACACGTAAGGGCATCACACAAAAAGATATTACACATAAGGGTAAGGTCCGACGGATTGACGAGCCTGTTCAGCGGGTTCTATTGCCTTGGCATATCCTCACAAGCCGTCTGAATGAGTGGCAGAGCTTCGAAAAACTTAAACGGAAGCAGCACCAACAGTTTCTGCACGTGTTCTCTCTCCGTTGCAGTATGTACTAAAGCATTCTTCAGTGAAACTATTATGCTTCTGCACACATCGCGATGATTGAACTTCTTTGGAAGATGATCTTTCAATACTGAAATTCCTTGAACCTTGCGAAGGACGCATTTCTCCAACTCCTTGATATAATCACATAACGCGCAGTTTTTTAAATCGTCCAAAGAAAGCCCCGCGTTCTTGCACTGTTCGACAATATCATCAAGAGGCTTATTCAAAGGAGATCCAGCATCATTGGCGTTTCCCGCATTAATTTCGTTAATGAGACATTCCCCAAAATCCAACACGACGGAGCGAAATAGATGATAGAAGAGATCGTTCTTGCAGGCGCCTAGAAATAAAAGAGGCATTTCAGGGAGAAGCCCAGACGATGAGATAGCAGAGGTAACGAAAGCCTGAAACGGAATATATGCCACATAGACGTGCTGTTcttccggcgtcgacgcgctctcTCCTTCTGCTTCGTCAACCTCCAACGAAACGGTCCGAATCGGTCTCAAAAACGGCTCTAAATGCTTATACAAGCCCTTGAAAACTCTCCCATTGTATAGCGCGGATCTTGGAACGCCTTGAAAATCAAGCCCCACGCTTCGGAGCAGCAATCGCTCGTTGATGTCAAGATCTTGCAGGAAAGGGAACGTCTCTGCCCAAAGTTCCGCCGCAATTTCCTTCTCAATTTCGTCAAAGCAGAACTCTCTGACAGACTCGATAGAAGCAGCTGTCTTTTTCTGGAGGTAGAACTTCTCCATAAGATGGATCATTAGCGCTGGAGAGCGACTGCAGAAATTctttatttccttttccaaaGAAGGGCTTGATAAGGAAACGCGCAATTCGTTGAGCGCTACGGTGGGAACACTGCAAGGAAGATCCAATTGATAAACAGTGATATTCTTCCCATTTGTGGGACATTGATGAATATTCATCAGAGCTGACATCATGCATGACCCGGTTACAGCAAAGCGGACTTTGTGAGGCTGTCCAGGCTCTACAAAGGTGACAAGACTTTTATAGACTCTTCTCATGGTAGACACCTTTTCCTGGTCAAGACCTCCGTCCTTTGCCggccaaaagaaaaaccgttGCACTTCATCAATAAGGATGAAGAGAGGCTGTTCTGATCCAGCTGTCAGAGCTTTTAAGCCTTTTAAGAGATCCATTAGATAAGCGCCCCCGCTGTTACGTCCCAGAAAACTTTTATAATCAGCTGGGTTTCTGATAGTGGATCGATCAGGAAGCTTGATATGCAGCTGTTTGGCCAGATCGTTCATTTCCTGAATTATGCCCACCATCAAACAATCAGGAGTGAAACAATTCAGCTTATCAAGATTCAGTTTCCAAATTATTGCCGGGTGATTTGAATCGACCCCATACTTTGGGTGTTTTTTGATGAGGCCCGGCAAAACAGCGTTCAACCACGTTGATTTTCCTTTTATAATTGTAAGAGTAACTACACTACGTTCAACATTAAAAATTGACAATTACCTGATTTTATCATCCCGTTTATAGTGAGGACTGAGGACAAACCTCTTGTGATATCGAAATTTATCCAACGCTCAGTCTTCTCAATCAAATCGCCGCATTGAACGAGACTGCGTGAAGACCCAACACAGATTCGCGTGAATTCCTTCTCTTTGTCAACGCGGACGTCACGAATTTTGCTCAAACGAGTTCGGCAGCGATCGGGTAACGATAACCTGTAGACAAGCAGATAGTCACCACCAACAGGTCCTCCTCGTACAACGTAAGGGATCCCACGTGCCTCGACCATTCACGCGACACGTGCGAACGATGCTGAGTCACGAGCGTCGCGAGAGGAGCTGATTCTCTTGGGGATACGATTTctgaagtcgtcgaagatTTTTTGCGAGGCggctcgaagacgacgaggtcgGCCTTGTCAAAGACGGCAGACTTGACTGAAACGGTTGGATGTCTTTTGTCGACAAAGCGATTCTCTGTGCCGTGGAACTTGACTACGAATAAGAGAGACGTTGAAAGGTGAGAGGGAAGGCGTGCGGTGCTTCGCTTGCCTTCGGAGAGGGTCACCGTCTTCGCATTAGGATCGATTTGGCGTAAGACGCCATCGAAGCGTTCCTGCGACTTCGATATCACGCTTATTCGACTTCCTACACGGTCGCTGAGACTGCTCATGCTTATCCTTGCGGAGAAATGCCCGAAATGGTGCCGATCGTTGTACCACGTGGTGGTTGTTCAACTGTGGGCTGTCCCGGATGCATGAGTCAAGCAAGGCTCTCTCGCACGTTCCTGGGCGGGCCGAAATAACATTGACACTGAGGCACAAACGGTCGAGATACTTTCGGTGAATGTTCAGCTCTTCGTCATCCTCTCACTCTGACCACGTTGTGCATGCAAAGGATGCCCGGATACCAAGTGGGTCCCACAATTTGCTCTGTGGAGGAATCCCGTTCCTCCGCGAAATTGTTTAGATACAACACAATCAACAAACACAGTAGTCTAACTACAAAAAACGTGAGTACATGCAGTACAAAACAAGACAAGGGAAATTAGGACAAAAATCATTGTCACACACACGTAAGGGCATCACACAAAAAGATATTACACATAAGGGTCAGGTCCGACGGATGTTCAGCGGGTTCTATTGCCTTATCACATCCTCACAAGCCGTCTGAATGAGTGGCAGAGCTTCGAAAAACTTAAACGGAAGCAGCGGCAACAGTTTCTGCACGTGTTCTCTCTCCGTCGCAGTATGTACTAAAGCATTCTTCAGTGAAACTATTATGCTTCTGCACACATCGCGATGATTGAACTTCTTTGGGAGATGATCTTTCAACACTGAATACTTCGTGGAAATGCCTTGAACCTTGCGAAGGCCGCATTCCTCCAACTCCCCGATATAATCGCATAACGCGCAGTTTTTTAAATCGTCCAAAGAAAGCCCCGCGCTCTTGCACTGTTCGACAATATCATCGAGAGGCTTATTCAAAGGAGATCCGGTATCATTGGCGTTTCCCGCATCAATTTCGTTAATGAGACATTCCCCAAAATCCAACATGACGGAGCGAAATAGATGATAGAAGAGATCGTCCTTGACGGTGCCTAGATACACAAAAGCCGTTTTAGGGAGAATCCCAGATGATGAGATAGCAGAGGTAACGAAAGCCTGAAATGGAACACATGCCACATAGACGTGCTCttctttcggcgtcgacgcgctctcTCCTTCCTCCAACGAAACGGTCCGAACCGGCCTCAAAAACGGCTCTAAATGCTTATACAAGCCCTCAAAAATTACACTATTGTATAGCGCGGATCTTGGAACGCCTTGAAAATCAAGTCCCACGCTTCGCAGCAGCAATCGCTCGTTGATGTCAAGATCTTGTAGGAAAGGGAAATTCCTTGCCCAAAGTTTCGCCGCAATTTCTCCCTcaatttcgtcgaagcagAACTTGCTGACAGGGTCGATGCAAGCAGCGGCCTTTTTCTGGAAGTAGAACTTGTCCATAAGATGGATCATTAGCGCTGGAGAGCGACTGCAGAAATTCATTACTTCCTTCTCCAAAGGGCTTGGTAAGGGATTGCACAACGCGTTGAGCGCTATGGCGGGAACACTGCAAGGAAGATCCAATTGATAAATAGTGATATCCGTCCCTCTTGTGGGACAGTGATGAATATTCACCAGAGCTGACATCATGCATGACCCGGTTACAGCAAAGCGGACTTTGTAAGGCTCTCCAGGCTCTCCAAAGGTGACAAGATTTTTATAGACCCATCTCATGTCGGACACCTTTTCCTGGTCAAGACCTCCCTCCTTTGCCggccaaaagaaaaaccgttGCACTTCATCAATAAGGATGAAGAGAGGATGCTCTGACTCAGCTGTCAGAGCTTCTAAGCCTTTTAAGAGATCCATTAGATAGTCTCTCCCGCTGTGACGTTCCAGAAAACTTTTATAATCATCTGCATTTCTGATAGTGGATCGATGGGGAAGCTTGACGCGCAGCATTTCGGCCAGTTTGTTCATATCCACAATTATGTCCACCATCAAGTGACCAGGAGTGGAACAATCCAGCTTCTCAAGATTCAGTTTCCAAATTATTGCCGGGTGATTTGAATCGACCCCATACTTTGGGTGTTTTTTGATGAGGCCcggcaaaacgacgttcAACCACGTCGATTTTCCTTTTATAATTGTAAAAGTAACTACACTACGTTCAACATTAAAAATTTGACAATTACCTGATTTGATCATCCCGTTTATAGTGAGGACTGACGACAAACCTATCGTGGCATCGAAATTTATCCAATTCTCTGTCTTCTCAATCAAATCGCCGCATTGAACGAGACTGCGTGAAGACCCAACACAGATTCGCGTGAATTCCTTCTCTTTATCAACGCGGACGTCACGAATTTTGCTCAAACGAGCTCGGCAGCGATCGGATAACGATAACCTGTAGACAAACACATAGTCACCAACAGGTCCTTCTCGTACAACGTAAGGGGATCCCACGTGCCTTGAGCAAGATTCCCGCGACACGTGCGAACGATGCTGAGTCAGCGTTGCAAGAGGAGCTGGGATTTCTGCAGTCTTCGAAGTTTTTTCGCGAGGCGGCTCAaagtcgatgacgacgaggtcGGCCTTGTCAAAGACGGCGTATTTGACTGAAACGGTCGGATGTCCTTCGTCGACAAAGCGATTTTCTGTGCCGTGAAATTTGACTGCGAATAAGAGAGACGTTGAAAGATAAGGGGGACGGCGTGCGCTGCTTCGCTTGCCTTCAGAGAGGGTCACCATCTTCGCATTAGGATCGATTGCGCGTAAGATGCCCTCGAAGCGTTCCTGCGACTTCGAGATCACGCTCATTCGTCTTCCTAGACAGTCGCTGAGCGCGCTCATGCTTAGCCTTGCGAATCACGAAATGGCGAAGGGAAAGCACGTTTGTGCTTGTTGTAATTTAGGCTGTCCCGGATGCTTGAGTCAGACCTCACACGTGACTGTGGCAAAAAGGGTGTGGCCTTCAGACTGAGTAGAAACGGTCGATATACTTTCGGcgaatttttcttcatcgttttGTCATCCTCTTGAACAAATTGACTTGGACGActcgaagagaaacgtcagAACTTCTGCCAAGGGTTGTTAAACTCTAGACAACGAACTTAGTGTATATACATGACTTAGCATATGCGGCTCTGTGGAGGAGGCTCGGTTCCTCCACAATTTCAGATACAACACAATCTACCAGTAACTGCAACAATTAGAGCAAACCAAGACAGGGTAAATTAGGACGAAATCAACACACACGTAAGGGCATCACACATAAAGACATTACACAAAACATGCCGATGTCAAACAACTACAGTACATCTTTCCTGTGCCTTGCCTACACTCACAATGACGAGGAATGAGCGATACTGGTGACTTGAAAGATTAAACAGGTCATCGAGAGCAAAAACGTGCTCTCCTCTCGTGAGTGTGTAACCTGGAGAGAATAATGATCCGTGGCACCTATTACCAAAAGGAgaatttttcgtttgaaGATTCGCATGTCCGTCGCCGTACGCTTGGAGGAAAAAAGACAACGGTTGGTCGTTGTCATCCTCAATACTGACTTCCACTAACAACCCGCCGCAATCTCTAACAGTGACGTTTTGGGGATTTCTTCTCCATGGTAGAGTAGACAACATCGGCACGTCGTCGGCATAGTAAGTTTGAGTTTCAACACCCTTAGATTTACACAGAAACGCAACAGCCTCTCTGGGAGTAGACTCACTCGTTGTAGGACAGCCAATCGACTCTCTTACAGCCTTTTCCAATTCTTCAGGATCTTTGTCAGCAAAATATATATCTCCTGACAGAATTCTCTCAATATGTTCGACGAGTGAGCGTGTGATTGTCCGTGTAGCGCCAGTACTCGGCATAAAAGCATCTATCATTCCGTAGGTCGTTTGTTTAGCATTGTAAGGACGGTGGGCCGTAGGACGTGGTTGTAGAATGCATCCAAGAATGCGAAACTCCGCCACGAAACCAGATTCAGGTTTCCCCATATTAGTAAACATCATTTTTTCTGGCAAATTCGATTAAAGTGAGACATCTTCCATCAAATACTTGGCCACCTTGTAGTGAGCCAACTCGTGTAGATAGACCATCGCCGTGTAGCAGACGAGCAGTCGACGGGACACGTCGGTCGGTTCTTCTTCACTCATTGTCTCCAACTCCTTTGAATTCGAAGGTCTTCGTCGATGCTCACAACGATCTCGGAGCTGCTGTCGACGTTGCGAGAACAACAACCTCTTAGAGCGGATCGAGGATTGAAAGCGATCGGCGGAAGATTCAATTCGCTGACGTGGTCCTTGACAGCAGAGAGGTCGTCCGTTTCGAGGTCGAAATAGCTGAATAGGCTACGTCATGTCGAACTGACAAGAAGTCGAGAACCATTTTCACGGCGTCCGACAATGCTTCGATCGTTCTGTTGTTTCTGCAAGTTCGTCATGGTCAACGGCCGTCAACGGCACGCTCCAGGGCACGCTCCTTTCTCATCGCTGATACGACGCAATTTCCTGTCCCGGATGGTCGAAAGTTCGAGCGATGACGTCCATCAGCCGAACATAGTAGTTTTACTAGGAACCAATTTGCCGTGGTCTTGTTAGGCGCAGTATGTTTCCTTTACCCAGTTGCGGATGCCAATTAGAGCGACTTTGGTCCACTATTACTAATTAGGGGCCAACTGCTCTgcaattaatttaataaaatGCATCGGTTGTTATTatataaaattttttaaaaatttgcAAGAACACTGAAAAACACAGAAGATCTGACTGACGCTCAATCAGGGTTCAATTGTACATACCGTACGTGCAAATCCAGATTTAATGGCATCCGTTTGGAGGATACCGTTAAATCCGACTTACACTGACCCAGCTCCCTGACAACTCTCGCACAGCTGCCCGAGAGTTGTCACGAGCTAGGCCATTTCAAAAACCTTGATCGCGAGTCGTCATAAATACGCGGTCCTAAAATTTGGAAATTCAGATCCGGACCCCAATCGGAACGCCCGGAAGTTTCCGTTTGCATTGATTCCGCTGTGAAGCATGTGAAACAACGGGCCCGCCTTCGTGCAATCGAGGCCCAATCGGAACACCCCAGGCGCCTCTTCCGTTTGCCCTGATAAACCCACTGACAGCTCCCCcgtgatgatgatggaaGTATAAGCCTCAGACCATAGAAATCTCTGCTCAGACTTGAACAATAGATTTTGGAGCATACGTGTAGTAGAAATAGGAATCGTCCTCGCTAGCGTTATAGATTGTACTGTACGCCTAAGTGCAGGGATGATCATTGGCACGAGCCAATCCTCACGGTAGGTGTCAAACCGATAGTAATAACTGTAATTCCGGTACGAATAAGAGTCTTCCTGTAAGCTTAACTTAAATAATAAGTGATCCTCGCCAAACGTCTTCCCGGACAGCAGCGTCGGGGCCGGCCGGGCACTCGCAAAGAACCGTGCCACGAAATTGTGGCGATCGTCATTGCGATCGTCATTGCGATCGTCATTGCGATCATCATGGCGAAGCCGTATCACGAAGCTGAAATCATCAGTGAAATGGCGGCGATCGTCATGGCGATTGTCATCGCGATGGACATCACGAACGTCCATGCTAAGCCACAACATATTTTTCCCAGTGTGAATTAATAAGGCCCGTTCGATGCGCCCGCCGAAAAGCAATTCGCTAATATTATTTCCACAGCAAACGACGCTATTATTATTTCCGTAGCAGCCACAGGATTTGACGCGTGGTTCGTGCATCGCGAGCACGAGTCGCATCAAACAGATTCGGAAAATAATAGACGTCCTTTTCGCCATATCTCTTTCGCTGCAGCAAGAACAATGACCAGGGACAAGGTACAAGCGCATTAATACTGGGAATGGGGACTTGGGAATGGGGACTGATGGGGACTCGCGGGACTCGCGGGACTCGCGGTTACGGAACGCCCTATAGGAATCGGGAGGCGGGGCAAAGCCGCAGTCTAAAATAAATGGCTACCTTTCCATCCTGGCATAGATGTACTATATACGCTTCCAAGTACAACAAGACAAGTCATTCTTTCTAATATAAGGATCTGATTTGCAGGTACAGTTCCTTATACCAACGAGAAACAATCTACTTGTCTCATACTTGGGGCCAGGTAGTACAGTGTAGGTCATTGCTTCTAGCTTTGTCAAGTTTCTAAATCGACTGAATTTCTGAAACGGAGTTCCTATCTCGCAGCTTCTCGCACTTGATTGCCTTTAAacggaagcagcagcaacagttTCTGCACGTGTTCTCTCTCCGTCGCAGTATGTACTAAAGCATTCTTCAGTGCAACTATTATGCATCTGTACACATCGCGATGATTGAACTTCTTTGGAAGATGATCTTTCAACACTGAAATCCCTTGAACCTTGCGAAGGACGCATTTCTCCAACTCCCCGATACAATCACATAACGCGCAGTTTTTTAAATCGTCCAAAGAAAGCCCCGCATTCTTGCACAGTTCGACAATATCATCGAGAGGCTTATTCAAAGGAGAATCAGATAGAGCAGTAATTTCGTTAGTGAGACGTTCCCCAAATTCCAACATGACGGAGCGAAATAGATGATAGATGATATCGTTCTTGCACGTGCCAAGAAATACAAAAGGCGTTTCAGGAAGAACCCCAGATGATGAGATAGCAGAGGTAACGAAAGCCTGAAACGGAACATATGCCACATAGACGTGCTCttctttcggcgtcgacgcgctctcTCCTTCTGCTTCGTCAACCTCGGCCAACAAAACGGTCCGAATCGGTCTCAAAAACGGCTTTAAATGCTTATACAAACCCTCGAAGACTCTGCTATTGTATAGCGCGGATCTTGGAACGCCTTGAAAATCAAGCCCCACGCTTCGTAGCAGCAATCGCTCGTTGATGTCGAGATCTTGCAGAAAAGGGAAAGTCTCTGCCCAAAGTCCCGCCACAATTTCCTTCTCAATTTCGTCGAAACATAACTCTCTGACAGAGTCGATACCAGCAGCTCTCTTTTTCTGGAAGTAGAACTTATCCATAAGATGGATCATTAGCACTGGAGAGCGACTGCAGCAGAAATTCTTTACCTCTTTCTCCAAAGAAAGGCTTGGCAAAGAATCACACAGCGCGTTGAGCGCTACGGTGGAAACACTGCAAGGAAGATCCAATTGATAAACAGCGATATCCGTCCCATTTGTGGGATCTTGATGAATATTCACCAGAGCTGACATCGTGCATGACCCGGTTACAGCAAAGCGGACTTTCTGAGGCTTTCCAGGCTCTCCAAAGGTGACAAGATTTTTATAGACCCATCTCATGGTGGCCACCTTTTCCTTGTCAAGACCTCCGCCCTTTGCCggccaaaagaaaaaccgttGCACTTCATCGATAAGGATGAAGAGAGGATGCTCTGACTTAGCCGCGAGAGCTTCTAAGCCTTCTAAGAGATCATCGAGATAGGCGCCGCCGCTGTTTACGTCCCAGAAAACGTTTATAATCATCTGCAGTTCTGATAGTGGATCGATGGGGAAGCTTGACGCGCAGCTTATCGGCCAGATCGTTCATTTCCTGAATTATGGCCACCATCAATTGATCAGGAGTGGAACAAACCAGATTCTGAAGATTCAGTTTCCAAATTATTGCCGGGTGATTCGAATTGACCCCATACTTTGAGTGTTTTTTGATGAGGCCCGGCAAAACGCCGTTCAACCACGTTGATTTTCCTTTAATAATTGTAAGAGTAACTACACTACGTTCAACATAAAATATTGACAATTACCTGATTTTATCATCCCGTTTATAGTGAGGACTGAGGACAAACCTCTTGTGATATCGAAATTTATCCAACGCTCAGTCTTCTCAATCAAATCGCCGCATTGAACGAGACTGCGTGAAGACCCAACACAGATTCGCGTGAATTCCTTCTCTTTGTCAACGCGGACGTCACGAATTTTGCTCAAACGAGCTCGACAGCGATCGGGTAACGATAACCTGTAGACAAAACAGATAGTCACCAACAGGTCCTTCTTGTACAACGTAAGGGATCCCACGTGCCTTGAGCAACATTCACGCGACACGTGCGAACGATGCTGAGTCGCGAGAGGAGCTGATTTTCTTGGGAATACGACTTCTGGAGTCTTCGAAGTCTTTTCGCTTAGCGGctggaagacgacgaggtcgGCCTTGTCAAAGACGGCATATTTGACTAGAACGGTTGGATGTCCTTCGACGACAAAGCGATTCTCTGTGCCGTGGAACTTGACTACGAATAAGAGAGACGTTGAAAGGTGAGAGGGAAGGCGTGCGGTGCTTCGCTTGCCTTCGGAGAGGGTCACCGTCTTCGCATTAGGATCGATTTGGTGTAAGACGCCATCGAAGCGTTCCTGCGACTTCGATATCACGCTTATTCGACTTCCTACACGGTCGCTGAGACTGCTCATGCTTATCCTTGCGGAGAAATGCCCGAAATGGTGCCGATCGTTGTACCACGTGGTGGTTCAACTGTGGGCTGTCCCGGATGCCTCAGTCAAGCAAGGCTCTCTCGCACGTTCCTGGGCGGGCCGAAATAATATTGACACTGAGGCACAAACGGTCGAGATACTTTGGGTAAATGTTCAGCTCTTCGTCATCCTCTCACTCTGACCACGTTGTGCATGCAAAGGATGCCCGGATACCAAGTGGGTCCAACAATCTGCTCTGTGATTTGCTCTGTGGAGAAATTGTTCAGATACAACACAATCAACAAATACAGTAGTCTAACTACAAAAAACGTGAGTACATGCAGTACAATCAGAACAAAAGAAGACAAGGAAAATTAGGACAAAAATCATTGTCTCATACAACACACGCGTAAGGGCATCACACAATAAGATATTACACATAAGGGTAAGGTCCGACGGATTGACGAGCCTGTTCAGCAGGTTCTATTGCCTTGGCATATCCTCACAAGCCGTCTGAATGAG
It encodes:
- the LOC136195478 gene encoding uncharacterized protein; this translates as MSSLSDRVGSRISVISKSQERFDGVLRQIDPNAKTVTLSEVKFHGTENRFVDKRHPTVSVKSAVFDKADLVVFEPPRKKSSTTSEIVSPRESAPLATLVTQHRSHVSREWSRLSLPDRCRTRLSKIRDVRVDKEKEFTRICVGSSRSLVQCGDLIEKTERWINFDITRGLSSVLTINGMIKSGKSTWLNAVLPGLIKKHPKYGVDSNHPAIIWKLNLDKLNCFTPDCLMVGIIQEMNDLAKQLHIKLPDRSTIRNPADYKSFLGRNSGGAYLMDLLKGLKALTAGSEQPLFILIDEVQRFFFWPAKDGGLDQEKVSTMRRVYKSLVTFVEPGQPHKVRFAVTGSCMMSALMNIHQCPTNGKNITVYQLDLPCSVPTVALNELRVSLSSPSLEKEIKNFCSRSPALMIHLMEKFYLQKKTAASIESVREFCFDEIEKEIAAELWAETFPFLQDLDINERLLLRSVGLDFQGVPRSALYNGRVFKGLYKHLEPFLRPIRTVSLEVDEAEGESASTPEEQHVYVAYIPFQAFVTSAISSSGLLPEMPLLFLGACKNDLFYHLFRSVVLDFGECLINEINAGNANDAGSPLNKPLDDIVEQCKNAGLSLDDLKNCALCDYIKELEKCVLRKVQGISVLKDHLPKKFNHRDVCRSIIVSLKNALVHTATEREHVQKLLVLLPFKFFEALPLIQTACEDMPRQ
- the LOC136195155 gene encoding uncharacterized protein is translated as MVTLSEGKRSSARRPPYLSTSLLFAVKFHGTENRFVDEGHPTVSVKYAVFDKADLVVIDFEPPREKTSKTAEIPAPLATLTQHRSHVSRESCSRHVGSPYVVREGPVGDYVFVYRLSLSDRCRARLSKIRDVRVDKEKEFTRICVGSSRSLVQCGDLIEKTENWINFDATIGLSSVLTINGMIKSGKSTWLNVVLPGLIKKHPKYGVDSNHPAIIWKLNLEKLDCSTPGHLMVDIIVDMNKLAEMLRVKLPHRSTIRNADDYKSFLERHSGRDYLMDLLKGLEALTAESEHPLFILIDEVQRFFFWPAKEGGLDQEKVSDMRWVYKNLVTFGEPGEPYKVRFAVTGSCMMSALVNIHHCPTRGTDITIYQLDLPCSVPAIALNALCNPLPSPLEKEVMNFCSRSPALMIHLMDKFYFQKKAAACIDPVSKFCFDEIEGEIAAKLWARNFPFLQDLDINERLLLRSVGLDFQGVPRSALYNSVIFEGLYKHLEPFLRPVRTVSLEEGESASTPKEEHVYVACVPFQAFVTSAISSSGILPKTAFVYLGTVKDDLFYHLFRSVMLDFGECLINEIDAGNANDTGSPLNKPLDDIVEQCKSAGLSLDDLKNCALCDYIGELEECGLRKVQGISTKYSVLKDHLPKKFNHRDVCRSIIVSLKNALVHTATEREHVQKLLPLLPFKFFEALPLIQTACEDVIRQ
- the LOC136195480 gene encoding protein LSM14 homolog B-B-like, translated to MSSLSDRVGSRISVISKSQERFDGVLHQIDPNAKTVTLSEVKFHGTENRFVVEGHPTVLVKYAVFDKADLVVFQPLSEKTSKTPEVVFPRKSAPLATQHRSHVSRYRYPIAVELV